A stretch of the Bradyrhizobium arachidis genome encodes the following:
- a CDS encoding DUF1522 domain-containing protein, with protein MTGIVLSASVRQNLLSLQSTADLLATTQNRLSTGKSVNSALDNPTNFFTAQSLDNRASDINNLLDGIANGVQVLQAANTGITSLQKLIDSAKSIANQALQTTVGYSTKSNVSATVSGATAADLRGTTSYASTVATSNVLYDGTAGGTHAATSAITLGATQGVTTGATATAGDGSTALSAGITLIANGAATATGLIGNAQPADGDTVTVNGHTITFRAGAAPASTAVASGSGVSGNIVTDGSGNSTVFLGTTAAPAATVGDLATAIDLASGVKVAVNSAGAATISTSAGETASDIGVTTASKVTLRSSTGADLNVTGKADLLKALGLTSSVGGGNATVTVARSTSAASLGQLIQDGSTLNVNGHVISFKNAPVPGSAGAPAIPTGSGKSGNVITDGAGNSTVYLQAGTVADVLNAIDLATGVQSATIAANGTATLAAASGQTASSVNASGQLKISTGVNADLSITGTGNALNALGLAGNTGTASAFTAARTSGIGGISGKTLTFTSFNGGSAVNVTFGDGTNGTVKTLDQLNSQLQANNLSATIDANGRLTISTTNDYASSTIGSAAAGGVIGGTLTTALTFSTASSPVADTVAQTSRANLVSQYNNILNQIDTTSQDSSFNGVNLLNGDQLKLVFDETGKSSLNITGVTYNSKGLGLAALTGGVDFIDNSATNKVLSGLNSASSTLRSEASSLGSNLSVVQVRQDFNKSLINVLQTGSSNLTLADTNVEAANSQALSTRQSIAVSALSLANQSQQSVLQLLR; from the coding sequence ATGACCGGCATCGTCCTCTCAGCATCCGTTCGTCAGAACCTGCTGTCCCTCCAGTCCACCGCTGACCTCCTCGCCACCACCCAGAACCGTCTCTCGACCGGCAAGAGCGTCAACTCGGCTCTCGACAATCCGACCAACTTCTTCACGGCACAGTCGCTCGACAACCGCGCCAGCGACATCAACAACCTGCTCGATGGCATTGCCAACGGCGTGCAGGTTCTGCAGGCTGCCAACACCGGCATCACCTCGCTGCAGAAGTTGATCGACAGCGCGAAGTCGATCGCCAACCAGGCGCTGCAGACCACGGTCGGCTACTCCACCAAGTCCAACGTCTCGGCCACCGTTTCGGGCGCGACGGCTGCGGACCTCCGTGGCACGACCTCCTATGCCAGCACCGTTGCCACCAGCAACGTGCTGTATGACGGCACCGCGGGCGGCACCCATGCCGCGACCTCGGCCATCACGCTGGGCGCGACCCAGGGCGTTACCACGGGTGCTACGGCAACCGCCGGTGACGGTTCGACGGCTCTGTCCGCCGGCATCACCCTGATCGCGAACGGTGCGGCGACCGCGACCGGCCTGATCGGCAACGCTCAGCCTGCCGATGGCGACACGGTTACCGTCAACGGCCACACGATCACCTTCCGCGCCGGTGCTGCTCCGGCCTCGACCGCTGTCGCCAGCGGCTCGGGCGTCAGCGGCAACATCGTGACGGATGGCAGCGGCAACTCGACCGTCTTCCTCGGCACGACCGCTGCTCCGGCGGCGACCGTTGGCGATCTCGCCACCGCGATCGACCTCGCCAGCGGCGTCAAGGTTGCCGTGAACAGCGCGGGTGCTGCGACCATCAGCACGAGCGCTGGTGAGACGGCCTCCGACATCGGCGTCACCACGGCCAGCAAGGTTACGCTGCGCAGCTCCACCGGTGCCGATCTCAACGTCACCGGCAAGGCTGACCTCTTGAAGGCTCTGGGTCTGACCTCTTCGGTCGGCGGCGGCAACGCCACCGTGACCGTCGCGCGCAGCACCAGCGCGGCTTCGCTCGGTCAGCTGATCCAGGACGGCTCGACGCTGAACGTGAACGGTCACGTCATCAGCTTCAAGAACGCCCCGGTCCCGGGCTCTGCCGGTGCGCCGGCGATCCCGACCGGCTCCGGCAAGAGCGGCAACGTCATCACCGACGGCGCCGGCAACTCGACGGTCTATCTGCAGGCCGGTACGGTTGCTGACGTCCTGAACGCGATCGACCTTGCCACCGGCGTGCAGTCCGCCACGATCGCCGCCAACGGCACCGCGACCCTTGCGGCCGCGTCCGGCCAGACGGCTTCGTCGGTCAACGCCTCCGGTCAGCTCAAGATCTCGACCGGCGTCAATGCTGACCTGTCGATCACCGGCACGGGCAACGCGCTGAACGCGCTGGGTCTCGCCGGCAACACCGGCACGGCCTCGGCCTTCACGGCGGCTCGCACCTCCGGCATCGGCGGCATCTCCGGCAAGACCTTGACCTTCACCTCCTTCAATGGCGGTTCGGCGGTCAACGTCACCTTCGGCGATGGCACCAACGGCACGGTCAAGACGCTCGATCAGCTCAACTCGCAGCTCCAGGCCAACAACCTGTCTGCGACGATCGACGCCAACGGCCGTCTGACGATCTCGACGACGAACGACTACGCGTCTTCGACGATCGGTTCGGCGGCTGCGGGTGGTGTGATCGGTGGTACGCTCACCACCGCGCTCACCTTCTCGACGGCGTCTTCGCCGGTTGCTGACACTGTTGCACAGACTTCCCGGGCAAACCTGGTCAGTCAGTACAACAACATCCTGAACCAGATCGACACGACCTCGCAGGACTCCTCGTTCAACGGCGTCAACCTGTTGAACGGCGACCAGCTCAAGCTGGTGTTCGACGAGACCGGCAAGTCGAGCCTGAACATCACGGGTGTGACCTACAACTCCAAGGGTCTGGGCCTCGCTGCGTTGACCGGTGGTGTCGACTTCATCGACAACTCCGCCACCAACAAGGTGCTGTCCGGTCTGAACTCTGCGTCCAGCACGCTGCGTTCGGAAGCGTCGAGCTTGGGTTCGAACCTCTCGGTCGTGCAGGTGCGTCAGGACTTCAACAAGAGCCTGATCAACGTGCTGCAGACCGGTTCGTCGAACCTGACGCTGGCCGACACCAACGTCGAAGCGGCGAACAGCCAGGCACTGTCGACCCGTCAGTCGATCGCGGTCTCCGCGCTGTCGCTGGCCAACCAGTCGCAGCAGAGCGTGCTGCAGCTCCTCCGCTAA
- a CDS encoding DUF1522 domain-containing protein — MSGIVLSSSVRQNLLSLQSTADLLATTQSRLSTGKSVNSALDNPTNFFTAQSLDNRASDINNLLDGIANGVQVLQAANTGITSLQKLIDSAKSIANQALQTTVGYSTKSNVSATVSGATAADLRGTTSYASTVATSNVLYDGTAGGTHAATSAITLGATQGVTTGATATAGDGSTALSAGITLIANGAATATGLIGNAQPADGDTVTVNGHTITFRAGAAPASTAVASGSGVSGNIVTDGSGNSTVFLGTTAAPAATVGDLATAIDLASGVKVAVNSAGAATISTSAGETASDIGVTTASKVTLRSSTGADLNVTGKADLLKALGLSSAVGGGNATVTVARTTSAASLGSLLQDGSTLNVDGHVISFKNAPVPGSAGAPAIPTGSGKSGNVITDGAGNSTVYLQAGTIADVLNAIDLATGVQSATIAANGTATLATASGQTNSSVNASGQLKISTGVNADLSITGTGNALNVLGFAGNTGTGTAFTAARTSGIGGISGKTLTFTSFSGGSAVNVTFGDGTNGTVKTLDQLNSQLQANNLSATIDANGRLTISTTNDYASATIGSAAAGGVIGGTLTTALTFSTASSPTQDTVAQTTRSNLVNQYNNILQQIDSTSLDSSFNGVNLLNGDQLKLVFDETGKSSLNITGVTYNSKGLGLAALTGGVDFIDNSATNKVLTNLNTASSTLRSEASALGSNLTIVQVRQDFNKNLINVLQTGSSNLTLADTNVEAANSQALSTRQSIAVSALSLANQSQQSVLQLLR, encoded by the coding sequence ATGTCCGGTATCGTTCTCTCGTCGTCGGTTCGTCAGAACCTGCTTTCTCTCCAGTCGACCGCTGATCTTCTCGCCACCACCCAGAGCCGCCTTTCCACCGGTAAGAGTGTCAACTCGGCTCTCGACAATCCCACCAACTTCTTCACGGCACAGTCGCTCGACAACCGCGCCAGCGACATCAACAACCTGCTCGATGGCATTGCCAACGGCGTGCAGGTTCTGCAGGCTGCCAACACCGGCATCACCTCGCTGCAGAAGCTGATCGACAGCGCCAAGTCGATCGCCAACCAGGCGCTGCAGACCACGGTCGGCTACTCCACCAAGTCCAACGTCTCGGCCACCGTTTCGGGCGCGACGGCTGCGGACCTCCGTGGCACGACCTCCTATGCCAGCACCGTTGCCACCAGCAACGTGCTGTATGACGGCACCGCGGGCGGCACCCATGCCGCGACCTCGGCCATCACGCTGGGCGCGACCCAGGGCGTTACCACGGGTGCTACGGCAACCGCCGGTGACGGTTCGACGGCTCTGTCCGCCGGCATCACCCTGATCGCGAACGGTGCGGCGACCGCGACCGGCCTGATCGGCAACGCTCAGCCTGCCGATGGCGACACGGTTACCGTCAACGGCCACACGATCACCTTCCGCGCCGGTGCTGCTCCGGCCTCGACCGCTGTCGCCAGCGGCTCGGGCGTCAGCGGCAACATCGTGACGGATGGCAGCGGCAACTCGACCGTCTTCCTCGGCACGACCGCTGCTCCGGCGGCGACAGTCGGCGATCTCGCGACCGCGATCGACCTCGCCAGCGGCGTCAAGGTTGCCGTGAACAGCGCGGGTGCTGCGACCATCAGCACGAGCGCTGGTGAGACGGCCTCCGACATCGGCGTCACCACGGCCAGCAAGGTTACGCTGCGCAGCTCCACCGGTGCCGATCTCAACGTCACCGGCAAGGCTGACCTCCTGAAGGCTCTCGGCCTGAGCTCGGCCGTCGGCGGCGGCAACGCCACCGTGACCGTGGCGCGCACCACCAGCGCGGCTTCGCTCGGTTCGTTGCTGCAGGACGGCTCGACGCTGAACGTGGATGGTCACGTCATCAGCTTCAAGAACGCCCCGGTTCCGGGCTCTGCCGGTGCGCCGGCGATCCCGACCGGCTCCGGCAAGAGCGGCAACGTCATCACCGACGGCGCCGGCAACTCGACGGTCTATCTGCAGGCCGGTACGATTGCTGACGTCCTGAACGCGATCGACCTTGCCACCGGCGTGCAGTCCGCCACGATCGCCGCCAACGGCACCGCGACGCTTGCGACTGCCTCCGGCCAGACCAACTCGTCGGTCAATGCCTCCGGTCAGCTCAAGATCTCGACCGGCGTCAACGCCGATCTGTCGATCACCGGCACCGGCAATGCGCTGAACGTTCTCGGCTTCGCCGGCAACACCGGCACCGGGACGGCCTTCACCGCGGCTCGCACCTCCGGCATCGGCGGCATCTCCGGCAAGACCCTGACCTTCACCTCCTTCAGCGGCGGTTCGGCGGTCAACGTCACCTTCGGTGATGGCACCAACGGTACGGTCAAGACGCTCGATCAGCTCAACTCGCAGCTCCAGGCCAACAACCTGTCTGCGACGATCGACGCCAACGGCCGTCTGACGATCTCGACGACGAATGACTACGCGTCCGCGACGATCGGTTCGGCGGCTGCGGGGGGTGTGATCGGTGGTACGCTCACCACCGCGCTCACCTTCTCGACGGCGTCTTCGCCAACGCAGGATACGGTTGCACAAACGACCCGTTCAAACCTGGTCAACCAGTACAACAACATCCTGCAGCAGATCGACTCCACCTCGCTCGACTCCTCGTTCAACGGTGTCAACCTCTTGAACGGCGACCAGCTCAAGCTGGTGTTCGACGAGACCGGCAAGTCGAGCCTGAACATCACGGGCGTGACCTACAACTCGAAGGGCCTGGGCCTGGCCGCGTTGACCGGCGGCGTCGATTTCATCGACAACTCCGCCACCAACAAGGTGCTGACCAACCTGAACACCGCGTCCAGCACGCTGCGTTCGGAGGCTTCCGCGCTCGGTTCGAACCTCACGATCGTGCAGGTGCGTCAGGACTTCAACAAGAACCTGATCAACGTGCTGCAGACCGGTTCGTCGAACCTGACGCTGGCCGACACCAACGTCGAAGCGGCGAACAGCCAGGCGCTGTCGACCCGTCAGTCGATCGCGGTCTCCGCGCTGTCGCTGGCCAACCAGTCGCAGCAGAGCGTGCTGCAGCTCCTCCGCTAA
- a CDS encoding DUF1522 domain-containing protein codes for MSGIVLSASVRQNLLSLQSTADLLATTQNRLSTGKSVNSALDNPTNFFTAQSLDNRASDINNLLDGIANGVQVLQAANTGLTSLQKLIDSAKSIANQALQTTVGYSTKSNVSTTIAGATAADLRGTTSFASALASSNVLYDGTAGGTHAATSAITLGATQGVTTGATATAGDGSTALSAGITLIANGAATATGLVGNAQPADGDTLTVNGHTITFRAGAAPASTAVPAGSGVSGNIVTDSSGNSTVYLGTTATPAATTGDLVTAIDLASGVKVAVISAGAATISTSAGQTASDVGVTTASKVTLRSSTGADLSVTGKSDLLKALGLSSATGGGNASVSVSRTTSAASLGQLVQDGSTLNVDGHTITFKNAPVPGSAGAPAIPSTYGKTGNVITDGNGNSTVYLQAGTVADVLNAIDLATGVQTASIAANGTATLSTGTGQSNSSINTSGQLRISTGINADLSITGTGNALNVFGLAGNTGTASAFTAARTSGIGGIAGKTLTFTSFNGGTAVNVTFGDGTNGTVKTLDQLNTQLLANNLAATIDANGRLTITASNDYASSTIGSLTAGGTIGGTLTAALTFSTASTPVQDAVAQTARANLVSQYNNILNQIDTTSQDSSFNGVNLLNGDQLKLVFDETGKSSLNITGVTYNSKGLGLAALVVGVDFIDNSAANRVLTNLNAASSTLRSESSTLGSNLSVVQVRQDFNKNLINVLQTGSSNLTLADTNVEAANSQALSTRQSIAVSALSLANQSQQSVLQLLR; via the coding sequence ATGTCCGGTATCGTTCTCTCTGCGTCGGTTCGTCAGAACCTGCTTTCTCTCCAGTCGACCGCTGACCTCCTCGCCACCACTCAGAACCGTCTGTCGACCGGCAAGAGCGTCAACTCGGCGCTCGACAATCCCACCAACTTCTTCACCGCCCAATCGCTCGACAACCGCGCCAGCGATATCAACAACCTGCTCGATGGCATCGCCAACGGCGTGCAGGTGCTGCAGGCCGCCAACACCGGCCTGACCTCGCTGCAGAAGCTGATCGACAGCGCGAAGTCGATCGCCAACCAGGCGCTGCAGACCACGGTCGGCTATTCCACCAAGTCCAACGTCTCGACGACGATCGCGGGTGCAACTGCCGCCGACCTCCGCGGCACTACCAGCTTCGCCAGCGCTCTCGCTTCGAGCAACGTGCTGTATGACGGCACTGCGGGCGGCACCCATGCCGCGACCTCGGCCATCACGCTGGGCGCGACCCAGGGCGTTACCACGGGTGCTACGGCAACCGCCGGTGACGGTTCGACGGCTCTCTCGGCCGGCATCACCCTGATCGCCAACGGTGCGGCGACCGCGACCGGCCTGGTCGGCAACGCCCAGCCCGCCGACGGTGACACGCTCACCGTCAATGGCCACACGATCACCTTCCGTGCCGGTGCTGCGCCGGCCTCCACCGCTGTTCCGGCTGGTTCGGGCGTCAGCGGCAACATCGTCACCGACAGCAGCGGCAACTCGACCGTCTACCTCGGCACGACCGCTACGCCGGCCGCGACCACCGGCGACCTCGTCACCGCGATCGACCTCGCCAGCGGCGTGAAGGTTGCCGTCATCAGCGCCGGTGCCGCGACGATCAGCACGAGCGCCGGTCAGACGGCCTCCGACGTTGGCGTCACCACGGCCAGCAAGGTGACGCTGCGCAGCTCAACCGGCGCCGACCTCAGCGTCACCGGTAAGTCGGACCTCTTGAAGGCTCTCGGCCTCAGCTCCGCGACCGGCGGCGGCAACGCGTCGGTGAGCGTCAGCCGCACCACCAGCGCGGCCTCGCTCGGTCAGTTGGTGCAGGACGGTTCGACGTTGAACGTGGATGGTCACACCATCACCTTCAAGAATGCTCCGGTTCCGGGCTCTGCGGGTGCTCCCGCGATCCCGAGCACCTATGGCAAGACGGGCAACGTCATCACCGACGGCAACGGCAACTCGACGGTCTATCTGCAGGCCGGTACGGTCGCCGACGTCCTGAACGCGATCGACCTTGCCACCGGCGTCCAGACGGCCAGTATTGCCGCCAACGGCACCGCGACGCTGTCGACCGGCACGGGCCAGTCCAACTCGTCGATCAACACCTCCGGCCAGCTCCGGATCTCGACCGGCATCAACGCCGACCTGTCAATCACCGGCACGGGCAATGCCCTGAACGTGTTCGGTCTCGCCGGCAACACCGGCACGGCGAGTGCGTTCACCGCCGCGCGTACTTCCGGCATCGGCGGCATCGCTGGCAAGACCTTGACCTTCACTTCCTTCAACGGCGGCACGGCGGTCAACGTCACCTTCGGCGACGGCACCAACGGCACCGTCAAGACGCTCGATCAGCTCAACACGCAGCTTCTGGCCAACAACCTAGCTGCGACGATCGACGCCAATGGCCGCCTGACGATCACTGCCTCTAACGACTACGCGTCGTCGACGATCGGTTCGCTGACGGCGGGTGGCACGATCGGCGGTACCCTGACCGCGGCACTGACCTTCTCGACGGCCTCGACCCCCGTTCAGGACGCAGTTGCCCAGACCGCGCGTGCCAACCTGGTGTCGCAGTACAACAACATCCTCAACCAGATCGACACGACCTCGCAGGACTCCTCGTTCAACGGCGTCAACCTGTTGAACGGCGACCAGCTCAAGCTGGTGTTCGACGAGACCGGCAAGTCGAGCCTCAACATCACCGGCGTGACCTACAACTCCAAGGGTCTGGGCCTCGCCGCGCTGGTCGTGGGTGTCGACTTCATCGACAACTCGGCGGCCAACCGGGTGCTCACCAACCTCAACGCTGCCTCGAGCACGCTGCGGTCGGAATCCTCCACGCTGGGTTCGAACCTCTCGGTGGTGCAGGTGCGTCAGGACTTCAACAAGAACCTGATCAACGTGCTGCAGACCGGTTCGTCGAACCTGACGCTTGCCGACACCAACGTCGAAGCGGCCAACAGCCAGGCGCTGTCGACCCGCCAGTCGATCGCGGTCTCCGCGCTGTCGCTGGCAAACCAGTCGCAGCAGAGCGTCCTTCAGTTGCTCCGCTAA
- a CDS encoding DUF1522 domain-containing protein, whose translation MSNIVLSASVRQNLLSLQSTADLLATTQERLATGKKVNTALDNPTNFFTAQGLDNRASDISNLLDGINNGVQVLQAANTGITSLQKLIDSAKSIANQALQTTVGYSTKSNVSTTIPGATPADLRGTTSYASATASSNVLYAGAPGGTTAATAAATLGAPQGVTTGAAATAGDGTTAITPAITLIANGAATATGLVGNAQPADGDTLTVNGHTITFRAGAAPTTSTVTNGSGVSGNIVTDGNGNSTVYLGTTAAPTGTVGDLSTAIDIASGVKVAVISAGAATISTSAGETASDIGVTSAGKVTLRSSTGADLSVTGKADLLKALGLTTATGGGNASVNVNRTTGAGSLGQLVQDGSTLNVDGHIITFKNAPVPGSAGAPAIPTGYGKTGNVITDGNGNSTVYLQAASVTDTLNAIDLATGVQTASIAANGVATLSTTSGQANSTINSSGQLKLSTGINADLSITGTGNALNVFGLAGNTGTATAFTAERTSGIGGISGKTLTFTSFNGGTPVNVTIGDGTNGTVKTLNQLNVALQANHLTATIDANGVLTVTTVNEYASSTLGSALAGGVIGGTITGTLAFTTAQPPIEDPVAQTARANLVNQFNNILAQIDTTSQDSSFNGVNLLNGDTLKLVFNETGSSTLSINGVVFNAAGLGLSNLVSGVDFIDNGATNKVLTSLNAASSTLRSEGSALGSNLSIVQVRQDFSKNLINVLQTGSSNLTLADTNEEAANSQALSTRQSIAVSALSLANQSQQSVLQLLR comes from the coding sequence ATGTCCAACATCGTTCTCTCGGCGTCGGTTCGCCAGAACCTGTTGTCGCTGCAGTCGACGGCCGACCTGCTGGCCACGACGCAGGAGCGCCTGGCCACCGGCAAGAAGGTGAACACGGCGCTCGACAATCCCACCAACTTCTTCACTGCACAGGGGTTGGACAACCGGGCGAGCGACATCAGTAACCTCCTCGACGGTATCAACAACGGTGTGCAGGTGCTTCAGGCGGCGAATACCGGCATCACCTCGCTGCAAAAGCTGATCGACAGCGCGAAATCGATCGCCAACCAGGCGCTCCAGACCACCGTCGGTTACTCCACCAAGTCGAACGTCTCGACCACGATCCCCGGCGCAACGCCGGCCGATCTGCGCGGCACGACGAGTTACGCGAGTGCGACGGCCAGCAGCAACGTTCTCTACGCAGGCGCGCCGGGTGGTACGACCGCGGCGACCGCGGCGGCGACCCTGGGCGCACCGCAGGGTGTGACGACCGGCGCGGCGGCAACCGCCGGCGACGGCACCACGGCGATCACCCCCGCCATCACCCTGATCGCAAACGGTGCTGCGACTGCGACCGGTCTCGTCGGCAATGCCCAGCCGGCCGACGGCGACACGCTGACCGTCAACGGCCACACCATCACCTTCCGCGCCGGTGCAGCTCCGACGACCTCGACCGTCACGAACGGCTCCGGCGTCAGCGGCAACATCGTCACCGACGGCAACGGCAATTCGACGGTCTATCTCGGCACCACCGCGGCGCCGACCGGCACCGTCGGCGACCTTTCGACCGCGATCGATATCGCCAGCGGTGTGAAGGTTGCCGTGATCAGCGCGGGTGCCGCGACGATCAGCACCAGCGCCGGTGAAACCGCCTCCGACATCGGTGTCACCTCGGCCGGCAAGGTCACGCTGCGCAGCTCCACCGGTGCTGACCTCAGCGTCACCGGCAAGGCCGATCTTCTGAAGGCCCTCGGCCTGACCACGGCGACCGGCGGCGGCAATGCCTCGGTGAACGTGAACCGCACCACCGGTGCCGGCTCGCTCGGCCAGCTGGTCCAGGACGGCTCCACGCTGAACGTCGATGGACACATCATCACCTTCAAGAATGCTCCCGTGCCGGGATCGGCGGGTGCCCCCGCGATCCCGACCGGCTACGGCAAGACCGGCAACGTCATCACCGACGGCAACGGCAACTCGACGGTCTACCTCCAGGCCGCCAGCGTCACCGATACTCTCAACGCGATCGATCTCGCGACGGGTGTGCAGACCGCAAGCATCGCCGCCAACGGCGTTGCGACGCTGTCGACAACGTCGGGCCAGGCCAACTCGACGATCAATTCGTCCGGCCAGCTCAAGCTTTCGACCGGTATCAACGCCGATCTCTCGATCACGGGCACCGGCAACGCACTGAACGTGTTCGGCCTCGCCGGCAACACCGGGACGGCGACCGCGTTCACCGCAGAGCGCACCTCCGGTATCGGCGGTATCTCCGGCAAGACGCTGACGTTCACGTCCTTCAACGGCGGCACGCCCGTGAACGTCACGATCGGTGACGGCACAAACGGCACCGTGAAGACGCTGAACCAGCTCAACGTCGCGCTCCAGGCCAACCATCTGACCGCCACGATCGATGCCAACGGCGTGCTGACGGTCACCACCGTCAACGAATATGCCTCCTCGACGCTCGGCTCGGCGCTCGCGGGCGGCGTGATCGGCGGCACCATCACCGGGACACTTGCCTTCACCACCGCACAGCCGCCGATCGAAGATCCGGTCGCACAGACTGCGCGTGCGAACCTGGTCAACCAGTTCAACAACATCCTTGCGCAGATCGACACGACCTCGCAGGATTCCTCGTTCAACGGCGTCAACCTGCTCAACGGCGACACGCTGAAGCTCGTCTTCAACGAGACCGGCAGCTCGACGCTCAGCATCAACGGCGTTGTGTTCAACGCAGCCGGCCTGGGACTCAGCAACCTCGTCAGCGGTGTCGACTTCATCGACAACGGCGCGACCAACAAGGTGCTCACGAGCCTCAACGCGGCGTCGAGCACGCTGCGCTCGGAAGGTTCGGCGCTCGGCTCGAACCTCTCGATCGTGCAGGTGCGTCAGGACTTCTCGAAGAACCTGATCAACGTGCTGCAGACCGGTTCGTCGAATCTCACGCTTGCCGACACCAACGAGGAAGCGGCGAACAGCCAGGCGCTGTCGACGCGTCAGTCGATCGCGGTCTCCGCGCTGTCGCTGGCGAACCAGTCGCAGCAGAGCGTGCTGCAGCTCCTCCGCTAA
- the flaF gene encoding flagellar biosynthesis regulator FlaF, protein MSNSAASAYARVATTTASPRDIEAQTLLKAANKLQDAINNADPLSEQTMQALMFNRKLWTIFLSEAMRENNPQPLDVRQKIANISVFVLSQTAALQMSPQFDHFRPLIEINRNIAAGLSGRP, encoded by the coding sequence ATGTCGAATTCTGCTGCTTCGGCCTACGCGCGTGTTGCCACGACTACTGCATCTCCTCGAGACATCGAGGCGCAGACGCTGCTCAAGGCCGCCAACAAGCTGCAGGATGCGATCAACAATGCTGATCCGCTCAGCGAGCAGACCATGCAAGCCCTGATGTTCAACCGCAAGCTCTGGACCATCTTCCTCAGCGAAGCGATGCGCGAGAACAATCCGCAGCCGCTCGACGTCCGGCAGAAGATCGCCAACATCAGCGTGTTCGTGCTGAGCCAGACCGCTGCGCTACAAATGAGCCCGCAGTTCGATCACTTCCGTCCCCTGATCGAGATCAACCGCAACATCGCGGCCGGTCTCTCCGGCCGTCCGTAA
- the flgJ gene encoding flagellar assembly peptidoglycan hydrolase FlgJ yields the protein MATGMINSASLVSSAFSVQSRNGRPDFELAAALQKVSPQQQARAQKTATDFEGMFLNAMFSQMTSGVKGEGPFGSTTGTGVWRSMLTEQYSKNFANAGGVGIASDVYRTLILQQAKASPNIARSA from the coding sequence ATGGCGACCGGCATGATCAACTCCGCCTCCCTCGTCTCCTCGGCTTTCTCCGTGCAGAGCCGCAACGGGCGCCCGGATTTCGAGCTCGCCGCGGCGCTGCAAAAGGTCTCGCCGCAGCAGCAGGCACGCGCCCAGAAGACCGCCACCGACTTCGAGGGCATGTTCCTCAATGCGATGTTCTCGCAGATGACGTCGGGCGTGAAGGGCGAAGGCCCGTTCGGCAGCACGACCGGCACCGGCGTGTGGCGCTCGATGCTGACCGAGCAATATTCGAAGAATTTTGCGAATGCCGGCGGCGTCGGCATCGCCAGTGACGTCTATCGCACCCTCATCCTCCAGCAGGCCAAAGCCTCGCCGAACATCGCCCGCTCGGCGTAA